The DNA sequence CAGCCTTGAACTCGTTCCAGAGGGCTTCTTCCTGCCGGGCCGACTCTATGGCCGCCCGCCGGGCCTCATCCAGTGAATACGCCACTAGGACGAAATAGGTGCCGTCTTTGGCAATGTAGGTCTCCTTGATCATGGCACCTGTGAGGGTGGCGTCCGTGACGCCCTTGCTCACCGCCTGGGTGAACTCCAGCGCCCCGGCCCGCTCGCCAATACCGCTCTCCTGCATGAAGTCCTTTACCAGCGACTCCACCTTGATCTTCACCGCCGCCGCGATTTCGTCACGAGCCCGCTGGGCGGCGACCTTCTTGGACAGACTGGGATTCTGTTTCTTGGCCTGGCCCACGCCGTAAATCATGCCCTCCGCCGCCGGGGGTTCCAGTAACCACGCGGGCATATCCCGGCTCTCCCGGGCTTCGGTGGTGCCGGACTCCATTTTTCCGGCGCAACCCGCCAGGATCAGCAGCAGCCCCCCCAGCATCATCAGCGTAATTGTTCGCTTCATGGTTCTACTCCTTGTCACTTACGATATGTAGTTGCACAGCCTTCTCAATCCGCTGGCCTAACGGTACCTCGGACAGCCAGCGCTGGAATTTGGTATAACTGGCGTCACCGGCTGAAAAAGAGACGTACCCTTTCGGTACATTCATTAGACCGGAAAGATCGGCAATGGGTTGTCGTGAGAATACCGCGTAGATGGTCTCATTGGTGGTAGGTGCACCGGGGTCGGCGGCCACGCGGTAGTGCACGCCTCGGGCCCGCTCCTGGCTAGTGGGCATCTCCAGCCACTTCCCGGCTAAGACGGCATTGTCGGTCATCAGCGCATTAGGGAAAACGAGCATCACCGAGTTGTCGCTGAGAAATTCAAAGACGTACAGATAGCCGTCGACGCTGGGCCGGGCCCGGATAATCAACTCATCCCCATCCTTGAGCAGGCGCTCGTTCACCGCCAGCTCCAGCCGCAGGGATGCATCTCGCTCACCTTTGACCGGCACCACCCGGGCCTCCAGAACAATGCGATAACGGTAGGCGTTGCCTTCCAGCGGCTGCAGATCGGTAGATAGGATCCTCTCGTCCACCAGGTGTCCGGTGACCGATGAGAGGGCGAAGGTGCTCCAGGTGGACTTCTCAAAAGCGGCGCCGGCAGTCTCATCCATAATGTCGCTCAGTAGCGAGGTGAAGGAGACTTTTGCCGGTAGGGCCTGCTCCAGGCCGGCAACCCGGGCAGCCTGGAGTACCTGCTGCCGGGCCTGCTGCGGAGCCACCGAACCGGGAAATACCAGCGATGTATCTACCAGGAACCAGCCCGGCCTGACTACGTAATCCATCCGGCTGGCGGCGGCTCGCGCTTCCGCGGCCAACTCCCCGGTCTCAGCTTCCAGAACGGACTCTTCGGCCGGCGTAGGGGCTACCCCGGGCAGGGGCACCGCCTCCCCACCCTCCAACTCCACAAAGGCCCGCTCGGCCGCAGCTTGGGCCTCGTCCGGCTCCTCGCCCTCAGGACTCACTTCTCTTGGGCGCGAACTGCAGCCCACCCACAGCAGAGCCGACAGGCTTATGATTGAAAGCGTGCGCATCAGTATTCCACCAGAATCTGGTCCATGGTCCCTCCCATGAGCTGCGGGGTTTGCTCGCGGTTGAACATCCGCCGGGCCAGATACGGCACGTTCTCCATAATGTAACCGAAGACTTCCTCCGATGTCACCTTGCCATCCTGGTCTCCGTCGGCCGCACCCCGAATGCCTTTCAGGAAAAAGTAAGTAAACAGCCCGTGTCCTTTCTCCCGATACCAGGAACTGATCTGATCCCCGGAGGAGGAAGTGAGCACCACGCCGCTTTTCAGGTTGGCGGCAGGATTCTCCACGGAAATAAAGATGGGCGAGGCCTGCTGGATGAGCATGCCCGCCTCACTGCCGCCGCTGAAGCAGGCATCCACTACCACCGTCAATGACCGCACCTCCAGCCCATTGAGCTGGCGATAGAACTGCTCCAGGCTGTAGCCGGTCTGGGCGGCGTAGTTGGGATCAGCGTCATGGGGAACGAAATAGGCGCTGGCGTTTTCCACGTCGGGGGCACCATGCCCGGAATAGTAGACGAAAACATCGGATTCACCTGGCTTGATGTAATTCTGCAGCTGCCCTTCGAAGATACGGTTGAAGGCCGCCTTGGTGGCCTCCTGGTCCACGGCCATGATGATGTTCTCTTCCTGGAATCCCATGGCCTGTACCAGGTAGTCCCGCATCAGCCGGGCGTCGCGCCGGGCAAAGTCTACCTGAGGAACATCCGGGTGAGCGTATTCGGTGATGCCGATCACTACACCCACAGCATCGGGCCGCGGGGCAGCAGCGGCGGGAATATCGATGTCCACGTCGCTGGTGGGCAGTGCCTCCACCGGCTCCGGTTCCGGGGCGGCCGGTTCGACGTACCCCGGCGGTGCAATCTTCACCGGCTTGGCCCGGCTTACCCCCTCAAATTGTTGGGCGGCCGCCCAGCCGGAGACCAGCACCAACACCATCAGGAAACTATTCAATTTCAAACTCATCGGAAAGATCCAGTGTTGTGGGGTCCTTACTTAAATATACCATGATGCGGTAGTCCTCCCCTGGGTCAAGATCATCAGAGGGATCCCACTGCAGTTGATTCGATAAAATAATGTTTCTCATAAGAACATCGACGACGACCGGCCCTTTCAACAGGGCCACCGAAAAGATCGCTGAGGATGCAGCACCCTGGTATTGCCAGCGGATGGTGTACCTATTATCACGCCGCCAACGATCACCGAAAATGGGGCGTTCCACCCTGAGGTACGTAACGGGAATAACCGGCGTCCACGCCAGCGTGTACTCACCCTGGGCTTTGCCTGACTCGCCCTTGACCAGAACTGTCAGCGAGTCCAACGGGCCGTAGAGGGTGGTCCAGTAGACCGGTCCGATCCCCTCCACCACCGCCTGAGGGTAGCTGAGTGTATCCAGGTAGAATTCATACTCTTCCATATCTCGGCTGAAAATACGCAGGGTGATATTATCCCGCTCGGACCGCAGGAACAGCTGCCCCGCGTAACTTTCGGAGAGCTGGATGTCGAAATAGTCCAGGTCCCCCGCCGGTTTGATGATAGCCTCAATCTGGATATCCATCGGCAGCAGGTAGGGGTAGTAGTCATTGCAGCAGCGACCCTCAACCAGCTCGTAGGGGTCCTCACTGGTATCCCGCTCCAGCCACTGGTCATCATCGGAAAAGATAACCTTCTCAATGATATCGGAGCGGGTCTCCCCACAGCCGGCCAGCCAGAGCACCCAGGGCAAAATGAAAATGAGTGGATAAATGCGTTTCATGAGGCTATTGAGTTGGTATATGCAATCCTACTTCGAGGAATGCTTCGGTGAAATTCACCCACGGGCTCAGGAAATTCTGGCGGGCACCCACATTCACTTTGAACCATCGGAGGAGGTTTACCTGCATACCTGCCTCGGCGAACAGGCCCGGATTGTTGAGGGAAGAAGTAACACTCCACTTATCATTCCCCAGACGAAAGCGATTGTAGCTGATCCCGCCGCCAACCTGGGGCAGGAAAAGGCCAAACACCGGCAGGGGAGTATAGGCCATCGAGAATGAAAATCCCAGGTAATGGAGCAGGATATCTTCTCCGCCGTAGCGCTTGTCACCGAAGGATAGATACTTCAAGCGCAACTCATCCTCACTGGGTAGAGCCAGGTCCCAGTTCCGATACAGCACATTAAAGCGGTAGACGAACGGCACTGCGGTGATGCGTATCCCTAACCGGCTATTCAGCTTGTGAACCAGGCTGCCATCTCCGATCATGTCCCCAAAAGATCCACCATCAACGAGATAATAATTTCCACTCCCGCCATAGAAGGTGACGCCATTGCTCAGCCGCTTCGTAAGGCGGTTACCGGCCACCAGGGAATGGAAGAATCCGGAAACGGTAGTCCGCGGGC is a window from the Candidatus Neomarinimicrobiota bacterium genome containing:
- a CDS encoding LPP20 family lipoprotein, whose protein sequence is MKRTITLMMLGGLLLILAGCAGKMESGTTEARESRDMPAWLLEPPAAEGMIYGVGQAKKQNPSLSKKVAAQRARDEIAAAVKIKVESLVKDFMQESGIGERAGALEFTQAVSKGVTDATLTGAMIKETYIAKDGTYFVLVAYSLDEARRAAIESARQEEALWNEFKAEQGFDALERELEKLQ
- a CDS encoding DUF4384 domain-containing protein, producing the protein MRTLSIISLSALLWVGCSSRPREVSPEGEEPDEAQAAAERAFVELEGGEAVPLPGVAPTPAEESVLEAETGELAAEARAAASRMDYVVRPGWFLVDTSLVFPGSVAPQQARQQVLQAARVAGLEQALPAKVSFTSLLSDIMDETAGAAFEKSTWSTFALSSVTGHLVDERILSTDLQPLEGNAYRYRIVLEARVVPVKGERDASLRLELAVNERLLKDGDELIIRARPSVDGYLYVFEFLSDNSVMLVFPNALMTDNAVLAGKWLEMPTSQERARGVHYRVAADPGAPTTNETIYAVFSRQPIADLSGLMNVPKGYVSFSAGDASYTKFQRWLSEVPLGQRIEKAVQLHIVSDKE
- a CDS encoding caspase domain-containing protein, with the translated sequence MSLKLNSFLMVLVLVSGWAAAQQFEGVSRAKPVKIAPPGYVEPAAPEPEPVEALPTSDVDIDIPAAAAPRPDAVGVVIGITEYAHPDVPQVDFARRDARLMRDYLVQAMGFQEENIIMAVDQEATKAAFNRIFEGQLQNYIKPGESDVFVYYSGHGAPDVENASAYFVPHDADPNYAAQTGYSLEQFYRQLNGLEVRSLTVVVDACFSGGSEAGMLIQQASPIFISVENPAANLKSGVVLTSSSGDQISSWYREKGHGLFTYFFLKGIRGAADGDQDGKVTSEEVFGYIMENVPYLARRMFNREQTPQLMGGTMDQILVEY
- a CDS encoding Ser-Thr-rich GPI-anchored membrane family protein, whose amino-acid sequence is MKRIYPLIFILPWVLWLAGCGETRSDIIEKVIFSDDDQWLERDTSEDPYELVEGRCCNDYYPYLLPMDIQIEAIIKPAGDLDYFDIQLSESYAGQLFLRSERDNITLRIFSRDMEEYEFYLDTLSYPQAVVEGIGPVYWTTLYGPLDSLTVLVKGESGKAQGEYTLAWTPVIPVTYLRVERPIFGDRWRRDNRYTIRWQYQGAASSAIFSVALLKGPVVVDVLMRNIILSNQLQWDPSDDLDPGEDYRIMVYLSKDPTTLDLSDEFEIE